The region CAGACTCCTTTTTCATGGTCGTCCAGGTGCGGCGAGCGCTGCACCTTAAGCAGTGACTCTCGGCAAGACGCCAAGGTTCAGCGCCGTTAATCGGCCTGACGGGTATTGCTGCGGTACATGAACACCAGCGCCAGGGCCAGACAGAGCATCGCCACGATGCGACTGCCCGACAGTTCGATGGCCGGGTTACCGAGCCAGCCGAAGTTGTCGATCAGCATGCCCATGCCCAATTGCCCGACGATCACCGCCACCGTTGCCACTGCCGTGCCAACGATGGGCACCGCGCCGACCATCACCATCATGTACACGACGCCGAACAGCGCGCCGGTCAGTTGCCACTTCGGCACATCCAGCAGGCTGACAGCCTGCGCGGGCTCGAAGAAAAAAATCAACAACGCGGTGCTGAGTGCTCCGACTGCAAAAGTCAGCAAGCTGCTACGCAACACACCCACCGTCTGGCCCAGGCGACCATTGATCGCCGCCTGCACACTCAACACCGCACCGGCGGCAATCACCAGTACCAATAACAGAATCAGATTCATCGCCTTACCCTCGTGCAATCAGAACAAGTGCCGCCACAATCAACGCCAGGGCAATCCAGCGCTCGCCATTGACCCGCTTGCGCGCAGTACCAAACCAGCCGAAATGGTCGATCAACACACTCTTGCCCACCTGCCCCGACAGGATCGCGATCATCGTCATGGCGATACCGATGTGCGGTGTGGCGAGTGTCAGCACCACCACGTACATCGGCCCGAGGAACCCGCCGATCAACTGCCAGCGCGGCAAATCGGTGAGGGCCGGGCCCTTTTGCGGGCCGCTGAACAGCAGCAGCAAAAACAGGATGGCGGTGCCGACGCCAAAGATGCTCAACGTCGCCCACAAATGCCCGACCTGCACACCCAATGGGCCGAGCAAACCGGCCTCCACCGACAGGCCCATGCCCGCCAGAATCAC is a window of Pseudomonas antarctica DNA encoding:
- a CDS encoding DMT family transporter, with translation MNLILLLVLVIAAGAVLSVQAAINGRLGQTVGVLRSSLLTFAVGALSTALLIFFFEPAQAVSLLDVPKWQLTGALFGVVYMMVMVGAVPIVGTAVATVAVIVGQLGMGMLIDNFGWLGNPAIELSGSRIVAMLCLALALVFMYRSNTRQAD
- a CDS encoding DMT family transporter, with protein sequence MQASSIEGVAQARPKKNLLRLLLLPLVILAGMGLSVEAGLLGPLGVQVGHLWATLSIFGVGTAILFLLLLFSGPQKGPALTDLPRWQLIGGFLGPMYVVVLTLATPHIGIAMTMIAILSGQVGKSVLIDHFGWFGTARKRVNGERWIALALIVAALVLIARG